One genomic window of Manihot esculenta cultivar AM560-2 chromosome 16, M.esculenta_v8, whole genome shotgun sequence includes the following:
- the LOC110603175 gene encoding peroxisome biogenesis protein 7, which translates to MPLFKVPFNGYSVKFSPFYENRLAVATAQNFGILGNGRVHVLSLPPSPSLPLSELVAFDTADGVYDLAWSESHDSLLVAAVADGSVKLFDTALPPTQNPLRSLQEHTREVHSVDYNPTRRDSFITSSWDDTIKLWTLDRPASIRTFKEHAYCVYSAAWNPRHTDVFASTSGDCTVRIWDVREPGSTMIIPGHDFEILSCDWNKYDDCCIATASVDKSIRVWDVRSYRAPIAVLNGHGYAVRKVKFSPHHRNLMVSCSYDMAVCMWDFMAEDALVGRYDHHTEFAVGVDLSVLVEGLLASTGWDELVYVWQHGQDPRAP; encoded by the coding sequence ATGCCGCTCTTCAAAGTGCCATTCAACGGCTACTCCGTTAAATTCAGCCCCTTCTACGAAAACCGTCTCGCCGTTGCTACTGCTCAGAATTTCGGGATCCTCGGTAACGGCCGTGTCCACGTCCTCTCACTTCCTCCTTCCCCTTCCCTTCCCCTTTCTGAACTCGTCGCTTTCGACACTGCCGACGGCGTCTACGACCTCGCCTGGTCCGAATCCCACGATTCTCTCTTAGTCGCCGCTGTCGCTGACGGCTCCGTTAAGCTTTTCGACACGGCTCTTCCCCCAACCCAGAATCCTCTCCGCTCCCTTCAAGAACACACCCGCGAAGTCCACTCCGTTGATTACAATCCCACTCGTCGTGACTCCTTCATCACTTCCTCTTGGGATGATACAATCAAGCTCTGGACACTCGACCGTCCCGCTAGCATCCGAACATTCAAAGAACACGCATATTGCGTCTACTCCGCCGCCTGGAATCCTAGACACACCGACGTCTTCGCTTCCACTTCCGGAGATTGTACAGTCAGAATCTGGGATGTCCGAGAGCCGGGTTCAACGATGATAATTCCTGGGCACGATTTCGAAATTTTGAGTTGTGATTGGAACAAGTATGACGATTGTTGTATAGCAACGGCGTCGGTTGATAAGAGCATTAGAGTGTGGGACGTAAGGAGCTACAGGGCGCCAATTGCTGTGTTAAATGGGCATGGATACGCAGTTAGGAAGGTGAAGTTTTCGCCGCACCATAGGAATTTGATGGTGTCTTGCTCTTACGATATGGCAGTATGTATGTGGGATTTTATGGCGGAGGATGCATTGGTTGGAAGGTATGATCACCATACAGAATTCGCAGTTGGGGTGGATTTGAGTGTGCTTGTTGAGGGATTGTTGGCTAGCACTGGTTGGGATGAATTGGTTTACGTTTGGCAGCATGGGCAAGACCCAAGAGCACCATGA